A section of the bacterium genome encodes:
- a CDS encoding site-specific DNA-methyltransferase, with product MAELIWRGKYDKEGCRVQPPREALPFETLESMSGKSLNSPLFSEPNWQNRLIFGDKRAVLPSLLPEFQGKVTLIYIDPPFLTGSSFNHKTAIPDNPQAFLQQDAYEDNWGKGPDGYLQWFYETIVLLKDLLADNGSLYVHLDWHITHHAKLILDEVMGAENLVNEVIWYYRTGGVPEKLGFGKKHDNILFYAKNKANAIWNRQKEKSYLKHRYGFSNVEILHDDNGFYTMAGMRDVWDIPALRGNQPEKIDYPTQKPEALVERIIRASSNEGDLVLDCFCGSGTSAIVAEKLGRRWIAADQNNMAIHHTRKRLLSIPNATPFAIQTIDDNEYSGNSLTVTIEANEKMVELSLNDVVIAEEKVRQAISHWSQGVDYWAIDWDYQGDIFRNDWQSYRTRANSDLLLIASHNYEAPGSYQVAVQVIDIFGNEARKVISVKVI from the coding sequence CTCTTTTTAGCGAACCCAATTGGCAAAATCGGTTGATTTTTGGCGATAAACGCGCTGTTTTGCCCTCTTTACTGCCTGAATTCCAAGGCAAAGTGACCCTCATCTATATTGACCCCCCATTTTTGACCGGCTCTTCTTTCAACCACAAAACGGCCATCCCTGATAATCCACAGGCATTCTTGCAGCAGGATGCCTATGAAGATAATTGGGGCAAAGGGCCGGATGGGTATTTACAGTGGTTTTATGAGACGATCGTGCTGCTGAAGGACCTATTGGCTGATAACGGTAGCCTTTACGTCCATCTCGACTGGCACATCACTCACCATGCAAAGCTGATTTTGGACGAGGTCATGGGGGCAGAGAATCTGGTGAACGAGGTGATCTGGTATTACCGCACCGGCGGAGTGCCTGAGAAGCTGGGGTTCGGCAAGAAACACGATAATATCCTCTTCTACGCCAAGAATAAAGCGAATGCCATTTGGAACCGTCAGAAGGAGAAATCCTACCTCAAACACCGTTATGGCTTCAGCAATGTGGAAATACTGCATGACGATAATGGTTTCTATACGATGGCCGGGATGCGCGATGTGTGGGATATTCCAGCACTAAGGGGTAATCAGCCGGAGAAAATTGACTATCCGACCCAAAAACCTGAAGCATTGGTTGAACGGATTATAAGAGCTTCATCGAACGAGGGGGATTTGGTGCTGGACTGCTTCTGCGGTTCGGGCACAAGCGCAATCGTTGCTGAAAAGCTGGGAAGGCGATGGATTGCTGCCGACCAAAATAATATGGCAATCCACCACACCCGCAAACGGCTTCTTTCAATCCCAAATGCAACACCATTTGCTATTCAAACTATTGACGATAATGAGTATAGCGGCAATTCACTCACGGTTACTATTGAAGCTAATGAGAAGATGGTTGAGCTTAGTTTGAATGATGTGGTTATCGCTGAAGAGAAGGTGCGGCAGGCGATTTCTCACTGGTCGCAGGGAGTGGATTATTGGGCGATTGATTGGGATTATCAGGGGGATATTTTTCGAAACGATTGGCAAAGCTACCGGACTCGTGCCAACAGCGATCTTTTATTAATTGCATCCCATAACTATGAAGCGCCTGGCAGTTATCAGGTGGCCGTTCAGGTGATTGATATTTTCGGTAATGAGGCGCGTAAAGTCATTTCTGTGAAGGTGATTTAA